In one window of Arachis ipaensis cultivar K30076 chromosome B06, Araip1.1, whole genome shotgun sequence DNA:
- the LOC107604879 gene encoding AUGMIN subunit 3 codes for MSGSRLCSLLVELGFEDSESLDPDSFEWPFQYEQTRPVLHWICSSLRPSNILSLSDLSQYEQFKKEGKLLEGEDLDFAYDSILAFSDTRDNQEAVFGAAEEGLKDIREATLAYKAEASDLQRQLRQLQSQYDLLTSQASTLTQGRRARVAATSIVNGHLTTIDDNLSVRNLQMNAVLGRIASTAQELACYHSGDEDGIYLAYSDFNQYLLGDKSCLAELNQWFAKQLETGPFRLVAEEGKSKCSWVSLDDISNIYVRDLEKSHHQRVSELQRLRSVFGISERQWVEAQVENAKQQAILMTLKSQVSSDEAHIHLDLHSLRRKYSELKGELSNLYSREEKLLSETIPDLCWELAQLQDTYVLQGDYDLKVMRQEYYINRQKTFINHLITLLARHQLLKIACQLEKKNMLGAYSLLKVIELELQAYVSATEGRVCRCLALIQAASDVQEQGGVHDSDNFLHAIRDLLKVYSNTQAALSTYVSAPGIVQQISALNSELMTLQSDLENSLPEDRNRCINELCTLIQSLQQLLFASSTTAQPILTPRPLMKELDEMEKMNGKLSAAVEEVTLEHVKKNEIVKHHSQESGLQRRVFVDFFCHPERLKSQVRELNATIRALQIT; via the exons ATGAGCGGGTCACGACTGTGCTCCTTGCTCGTCGAATTAGGGTTTGAAGATTCCGAATCGTTGGACCCTGACAGCTTCGAATGGCCGTTCCAGTACGAACAAACTCGCCCCGTCCTCCACTGGATCTGCTCCAGCCTCCGCCCCTCCAACATCCTCTCCCTCTCTGATCTCTCTCAGTATGAGCAATTCAAGAAAGAAGGGAAGCTTTTGGAG GGGGAAGATTTGGACTTTGCTTATGATAGCATTTTGGCCTTCTCTGACACCAGAGACAACCAGGAAGCCGTCTTTGGCGCCGCCGAAGAGGGATTGAAGGATATAAG GGAGGCAACTCTGGCATATAAAGCTGAAGCTTCAGATTTGCAAAGACAGCTAAGGCAACTGCAATCACAGTATGATTTGCTTACAAGCCAGGCATCAACTTTAACGCAAGGAAGACGGGCACGGGTTGCTGCAACATCTATTGTAAATGGACACCTTACAACAATAGATGATAACCTTTCAGTTAGAAATTTACAG ATGAATGCAGTTCTTGGAAGAATTGCTTCCACAGCACAAGAGTTGGCTTGTTATCATTCGGGAGATG AGGATGGTATATATTTGGCATACTCAGACTTCAATCAATACCTACTTGGAGACAAATCTTGTTTAGCTGAGCTAAATCAGTGGTTTGCTAAGCAACTGGAAACC GGTCCATTCCGACTTGTTGCTGAGGAGGGAAAATCTAAATGCTCTTGGGTGAGTCTTGATGATATCTCAAATATATATGTCAGAG ATTTGGAAAAATCACACCATCAACGTGTATCTGAGTTGCAACGGCTTCGATCAGT atttggaataagtgaaaggCAATGGGTGGAAGCACAAGTTGAAAATGCCAAGCAACAGGCTATTTTAATGACACTTAAATCTCAGGTTTCATCAGATGAAGCTCacattcatcttgatcttcattcTCTCAG GAGAAAGTATTCTGAATTGAAAGGAGAACTTTCGAATCTGTATAGCCGCGAGGAGAAATTGCTATCAGAG ACTATTCCAGATTTGTGCTGGGAGCTAGCTCAACTCCAAGACACATATGTtttacagg GTGATTATGATTTGAAGGTCATGCGCCAAGAGTACTACATTAACCGGCAGAAAACT TTCATAAACCATCTTATAACTCTACTTGCCAGGCATCAGTTGTTAAAGATAGCCTGCCAATTAGAAAAGAAGAACATGCTTGGAGCCTATTCGCTACTAAAAGTCATAGAGTTAGAGTTGCAAGCCTATGTGTCTGCAACAGAGGGACGGGTG TGTCGGTGTCTGGCCCTTATTCAAGCTGCATCAGATGTTCAAGAACAAGGGGGAGTACATGACAGTGATAATTTCTTGCATGCTATTAGAGACCTACTAAAAGTTTATTCAA ATACTCAGGCTGCATTATCGACATATGTATCAGCACCAGGCATTGTCCAGCAGATATCAGCTCTCAATTCAGAGTTGATGACCCTTCAGTCAGACCTTGAGAATTCTCTTCCTGAAGACAGAAATAGGTGTATTAATGAACT GTGCACCCTCATTCAAAGTTTGCAGCAACTGCTCTTCGCATCTTCAACAACAGCCCAGCCTATTCTAACCCCTCGG CCATTAATGAAAGAGCTTGACGAAATGGAAAAGATGAATGGAAAGCTCTcggctgctgtggaggaggtcACACTCGAGCATGTCAAGAAGAATGAG ATTGTGAAACATCATTCGCAAGAAAGTGGACTTCAAAGGAGAGTCTTCGTTGATTTCTTTTGCCACCCAGAGCGTTTGAAGAGCCAAGTCAGGGAACTGAATGCTACAATCAGAGCCTTACAAATAACttag
- the LOC107604881 gene encoding uncharacterized protein LOC107604881 isoform X1, whose protein sequence is MAHSEGTDQKKKKDVIRLERESVIPILKPRLIMSLANLIEHSSDRAEFLKLCKRVEYTIRAWYLLQFEDLMQLYSLFDPVSGAQKLEQQKLSNQEIDVLEQNFLTYLFQVMEKSNFKIVSEDEIEVAQSGQYLLNLPIKVDESKLDKTLLKKYFENHPHDNLPHFCDKYVIFRRGIGIDRTTDLFIMEKVDMLIARLWAYLLRITRLEKLLSRKPKRHNDTNPKKDDEINSENGVDLFVERIRLENMQLSFRNLVGKTTIQEPTFDKIIVVYRRAGTKSKAERGIFVKHFKDIPMADMEIVLPEKKNPGLTPMDWVKFLGSAIVGLVAVVSSLEMPTADWFVIIAVLSTVVGYIAKTYFTFQANLAQYQNLITQSMYDKQLDSGKGTLLHLCDDVIQQEVKEVIVSFFILMEQGKATRQDLDQWCEELIKEEFGEDCNFDVDDAVGKLEKLGIVTRDTIGRYQCVGLKRANEIIGTTTEELVLKAKQGAIHP, encoded by the exons ATGGCGCATTCGGAAGGAACGgatcagaagaagaagaaagatgtAATTCGTTTAGAGCGTGAATCTGTGATTCCAATTCTGAAACCAAGGCTCATCATGTCCTTGGCCAATCTTATTG AGCACAGTTCCGATCGAGCTGAGTTCTTGAAGCTCTGCAAGAGAGTAGAGTACACGATTCGAGCGTGGTACCTCCTACAATTTGAGGACTTGATG CAACTCTACTCCCTCTTTGACCCTGTAAGTGGGGCACAGAAGCTTGAACAGCAGAAGTTATCTAACCAGGAAATTGATGTACTAGAGCAGAATTTCTTGACGTACCTATTTCAG GTCATGGAAAAAAGCAACTTCAAGATAGTAAGTGAGGATGAGATTGAGGTTGCACAATCAGGCCAGTATCTTCTAAACCTTCCCATTAAAGTGGATGAATCTAAG CTTGACAAGACACTTCTGAagaaatattttgaaaatcaccCTCACGATAACCTTCCACATTTCTGTGATAAG TATGTTATCTTTCGTCGTGGCATTGGAATTGATCGAACAACTGACCTCTTTATCATGGAGAAAGTGGACATGCTCATTGCACGCTTGTGGGCATACTTGTTAAGGATAACTAG GTTGGAAAAACTTTTATCAAGAAAGCCAAAAAGGCATAATGACACAAATCCAAAGAAGGATGATGAAATTAACTCTGAAAATGGGGTAGACTTGTTCGTTGAACGGATACGCCTTGAAAATATGCAACTAAG TTTCCGCAATTTGGTGGGCAAGACCACGATTCAAGAACCAACATTTGATAAGATAATTGTAGTATACAG GAGAGCTGGTACCAAATCAAAAGCAGAGCGAGGAATATTTGTGAAGCATTTTAAAGACATTCCAATGGCTGATATGGAGATAGTTCTT CCAGAAAAGAAAAACCCTGGATTAACTCCAATGGATTGGGTAAAGTTTCTTGGATCAGCTATTGTTGGGCTG GTTGCCGTAGTTAGTTCACTTGAAATGCCTACAGCTGATTGGTTTGTCATTATTGCTGTTCTTTCCACAGTTGTTGGTTATATCGCCAAGACATACTTCAC GTTTCAGGCAAACTTGGCTCAGTACCAAAATTTGATTACACAGTCGATGTACGACAAACAACTAGACAGTGGAAAGGGCACCCTTCTGCATTTGTGTGATGATGTCATTCAACAGGAG GTCAAAGAGGTAATAGTATCATTCTTTATTTTGATGGAACAAGGCAAAGCTACAAGACAG GATCTTGATCAATGGTGTGAGGAATTAATCAAAGAAGAGTTCGGGGAGGATTGTAATTTTGATGTGGATGATGCAGTTGGGAAATTAGAGAAATTGGGAATCGTTACGCGG GATACTATTGGAAGGTATCAGTGTGTTGGGCTGAAAAGGGCCAATGAGATCATTGGCACTACAACAGAAGAGCTTGTTCTTAAGGCAAAACAGGGAGCCATCCATCCTTGA
- the LOC107604881 gene encoding uncharacterized protein LOC107604881 isoform X2 — MAHSEGTDQKKKKDVIRLERESVIPILKPRLIMSLANLIEHSSDRAEFLKLCKRVEYTIRAWYLLQFEDLMQLYSLFDPVSGAQKLEQQKLSNQEIDVLEQNFLTYLFQVMEKSNFKIVSEDEIEVAQSGQYLLNLPIKVDESKLDKTLLKKYFENHPHDNLPHFCDKYVIFRRGIGIDRTTDLFIMEKVDMLIARLWAYLLRITRLEKLLSRKPKRHNDTNPKKDDEINSENGVDLFVERIRLENMQLRRAGTKSKAERGIFVKHFKDIPMADMEIVLPEKKNPGLTPMDWVKFLGSAIVGLVAVVSSLEMPTADWFVIIAVLSTVVGYIAKTYFTFQANLAQYQNLITQSMYDKQLDSGKGTLLHLCDDVIQQEVKEVIVSFFILMEQGKATRQDLDQWCEELIKEEFGEDCNFDVDDAVGKLEKLGIVTRDTIGRYQCVGLKRANEIIGTTTEELVLKAKQGAIHP, encoded by the exons ATGGCGCATTCGGAAGGAACGgatcagaagaagaagaaagatgtAATTCGTTTAGAGCGTGAATCTGTGATTCCAATTCTGAAACCAAGGCTCATCATGTCCTTGGCCAATCTTATTG AGCACAGTTCCGATCGAGCTGAGTTCTTGAAGCTCTGCAAGAGAGTAGAGTACACGATTCGAGCGTGGTACCTCCTACAATTTGAGGACTTGATG CAACTCTACTCCCTCTTTGACCCTGTAAGTGGGGCACAGAAGCTTGAACAGCAGAAGTTATCTAACCAGGAAATTGATGTACTAGAGCAGAATTTCTTGACGTACCTATTTCAG GTCATGGAAAAAAGCAACTTCAAGATAGTAAGTGAGGATGAGATTGAGGTTGCACAATCAGGCCAGTATCTTCTAAACCTTCCCATTAAAGTGGATGAATCTAAG CTTGACAAGACACTTCTGAagaaatattttgaaaatcaccCTCACGATAACCTTCCACATTTCTGTGATAAG TATGTTATCTTTCGTCGTGGCATTGGAATTGATCGAACAACTGACCTCTTTATCATGGAGAAAGTGGACATGCTCATTGCACGCTTGTGGGCATACTTGTTAAGGATAACTAG GTTGGAAAAACTTTTATCAAGAAAGCCAAAAAGGCATAATGACACAAATCCAAAGAAGGATGATGAAATTAACTCTGAAAATGGGGTAGACTTGTTCGTTGAACGGATACGCCTTGAAAATATGCAACTAAG GAGAGCTGGTACCAAATCAAAAGCAGAGCGAGGAATATTTGTGAAGCATTTTAAAGACATTCCAATGGCTGATATGGAGATAGTTCTT CCAGAAAAGAAAAACCCTGGATTAACTCCAATGGATTGGGTAAAGTTTCTTGGATCAGCTATTGTTGGGCTG GTTGCCGTAGTTAGTTCACTTGAAATGCCTACAGCTGATTGGTTTGTCATTATTGCTGTTCTTTCCACAGTTGTTGGTTATATCGCCAAGACATACTTCAC GTTTCAGGCAAACTTGGCTCAGTACCAAAATTTGATTACACAGTCGATGTACGACAAACAACTAGACAGTGGAAAGGGCACCCTTCTGCATTTGTGTGATGATGTCATTCAACAGGAG GTCAAAGAGGTAATAGTATCATTCTTTATTTTGATGGAACAAGGCAAAGCTACAAGACAG GATCTTGATCAATGGTGTGAGGAATTAATCAAAGAAGAGTTCGGGGAGGATTGTAATTTTGATGTGGATGATGCAGTTGGGAAATTAGAGAAATTGGGAATCGTTACGCGG GATACTATTGGAAGGTATCAGTGTGTTGGGCTGAAAAGGGCCAATGAGATCATTGGCACTACAACAGAAGAGCTTGTTCTTAAGGCAAAACAGGGAGCCATCCATCCTTGA